A genome region from Anopheles stephensi strain Indian chromosome 2, UCI_ANSTEP_V1.0, whole genome shotgun sequence includes the following:
- the LOC118502529 gene encoding protein pecanex, translating into MGSQTLKILRQGVLASLTGGWYYDVHQNVFCNAVHLYIWLFLLFLPFIIYMYFPTTVAVWSIYCVLIAIIITFFKMVNVALHRMYDRARTLSETNLKKPGSANSGKAPREADTGIGIGGSGDDEPGIEMQILGTVEVVGGTPPVNASSRTSVEHHSDENSYANSAISIDYQEVTSTIDLKVDVHRKNSSESSDSGLSGAAAGATGSGGGGTASGSVVPSAACSDACFRSDRIAEANNETPFGAPVVRCGIPVQTHTAEGCGAGGSTHKRSLSTPNQDRFSELVLETVMREMTREFGDLPLAGDGAAGASSNTKGESGTGTRVLGGAQSNASLRRHQYKSKRKQRFMNSQLQRQISLDSEKLNGGNVFAADEQSAGGGQPVARADEEATDGGARNRRRPGLGTVGAEGGMQLQRHLSSEDQNNKSVGSLFHHQLHHHHHHHHHHHMLAMQNLDPDLYLDHNYTKSAVQLAMADTGSGNDSANSKITYLLHQATPIRRDSSSTMSALQLPTIASSSGPAGGSIAGGVSGDGVGTAGCDRTVSRGGNNASGKRRRHSNTTNSGNGGSGRPLPRSLTSVRRIKSAALETCSPASIPNLTPTHPNSVEVIGGLTLRNPRHTVLPPPSKCLSRNPYLNLFTKSNEGSSGTGLVDVCGGGASSSFIVQHGCDSAAAFESVLPGATNAGSDPVYPIAEQSDESTPVKSSAAGGGGGAARMVRDENTPPVQRFDLHSDSDDDGLEDDDDEEEDDDDDDLEDDGDGEEDEEEEDDEEQEINIDGEEGPQEQRTTEQTKVEDTHYPAEELKPNARIGDSEEDLTLHDQLRRLHHQQQQRQQKRVPEAEPVPLEEAGAPGVESDIEHPDSGLQSTDSDTETNAGSRSPLLEPRAHRTHSEQAVGAAATLVEAKNPACCAIVPPKLIGNSEVKKTASSPTISCSDRCTDTVPHQHRLRSPLAKAFEEPGCLSSSDWEQASASSKDLLIAKDSQGTTMVKEGGGGTGLKKSVTGSESDPQIPGSSGTTSGKAKVKDDGSNTGAGNSAAAEAANDGGSSLSVTQVQQRNLGAIPKTSPPGRSASVRRLSVEENYPSASSKIYNRSLSQRLLAERIPENSTAAPLITFLNYRSDVPIPPIYLPGNSALSEQQTASFTFRRPAPLPARPYRHLNCRLRMLKPDGANGGDGGGPSAGGSGPSATQPGVSSSSATFGDCWRDDDNNNCNYCLDALENPQSRLQSIAASTSTSGASGFIGSRNICHDALMPGAVAEMPLSFYVTDDSDRWLRCAANVIKERFGALNPLNPYLHHHMHHHHHNHRTISISGPSTSGTGGVVGSIGSMGVGGSGLASGGPTVGTISSAGDDFNTASINSGSGIADKTIVASTDCSLSRAQSTIDVVPHSMFGETGPKVRPKRYYKLSLRFLCFREHLNISMNRLQLLALFDRDTSWAQVVLAIALCTLVSLLGSLVLYLKFYEDLYAFIFCFVIAGSQYSLLKSVQPDAASPIHGFNKTVTYSRPIYFCLCCGLLLGVHQLLREYQLGLGPGSTVSMVLFGFPISIVAFLQSAQTILAVVILSFPLLFSLGLFPQINTFTMYFLEQVDMHLFGSNASCSLLASFLSVVRSIVACTLLFGLVYGALFEAGTQHVLFSMYCACLVTVSYHLSRCASDYTYIWAVIKSSLFSHPDYDDTSSKEDSKISSDSCDDAPKERRHSGGDGGGGGGGGGDGSARSTDEMNRDFDEEAGRDAASKELDDPLPRKLQDTVTARLKNDAVVCVVLSVAMFSLHCSTVFTVLQPEINHVLHTGACILGFLMHYVVPQLRKHLPWLCIAKPILKPEEFGLFEVHKLSKIMWFETMYVVLCFVERNILYPLIFVSALTADCEQIAGKFGLTLGSILIVVCSLKCVRNAYSDTGSQYIILIFTVLFFRLDYKMSSETFLLDYFLISILYRKIAEFLLKLQFVVTYIAPWQITWGSAFHAFAQPFSVPHSAMLFLQTAISAILSTPLNPFLGSAIFLTSYVRPIKFWERDYNTRRIDHSNTRLSSQLERDLGADDNNLNSIFYEHLTRSLQHSLCGDLLMGRWGNVSQGDCFVLASDYLNCLVHIIELGNGLCTFQMRGLEFRGTYCQQREVEAISEEVEDNIGCCCCAIGRLPRMLSANAMFTTRWLAWQVMASKYVLEGYSISDNSATATMQVFEFRKVLISYYVKSIIYYTLRSPKLTSWLQSQAIEEALEHTTDRQFVDLDPVFNINLDDDYDSRAAGITRSSFWCVYGEWIQFCSDKKRQQLQAALNERTPRKTTGSAAKNGASGDASTGGNCVVSSSSNANVTKAESGGSSGVLKEGKAPSEGTGATTTGSTALVDGWVEGSAADGGGGGSNKAECGEPSGGNGNSGPAGASSGANGAGSSSTNGSNGTANAFFKSTRDSLVTSLCMSLALLARRTLATASHSSSCGVEFFLHGLHALFKGDFRITCPRDEWVFADMELLHGVVAPAVRMSLKLHQDHFLCPDEYDDYGNLYNAIDFHTKELVISHEADPLWRNAVLRGTPNLLALRHVMDDGSDEYRVIRLTKRFLTFRVIKLNRECVRGLWAGQQQELIYLRNRNPERGSIQNAKQALRNIINSSCDQPIGYPIYVSPLTTSYAETNAQLCRIIGGEITLEKIQSMLIRTWKRIRQRCREGCSSGSAIIEGEMTEMQGVYCNTPTPNNTLSGTAGTLSYGSQNMSISGAVANRGSMASINKPTSSTLLAGFLIRERDAEREAMALGLTSAGMRERNSIAKRAAGSTSKDRIDWGALQINKRDSFREVLAEAVAAAAGGSGNDSSVGADDESQSTAGGSPSATLKPQGSVESTSGLAAAGYIHKANVPSSMLSGGGPGFSSALAGGGAGSGVAAGSRIPGVPGTLTFTLSPPDDAPYSLFVMAEAQADEAKAGIQWLHSPPAIGLNKKVIIVDASQIYDCLDLGRRIDVSWPNEQFRASGGRSSWKDWIPQEGMVGNVVHYWQPNHPDHHFRSNVNRTILLVKIGERHVPIGEKGIKEYNTIGLAATDPLTAIGQGDDAGATPARQHSLEAGASGETVTPSAELPTNELQTNQCEEQVSSTSCETANRSVVETAPKGELEKSVPEPETTSSVDAASSTVAKK; encoded by the exons ATGGGTTCGCAAACGTTAAAAATCCTACGACAGGGTGTGCTGGCCAGCTTGACCGGTGGCTGGTACTATGACGTGCATCAGAATGTCTTCTGCAATGCCGTCCATCTGTACATCTGGCTGTTTCTGTTGTTCCTTCCGTTCATCATTTATATG TACTTCCCGACCACCGTAGCCGTATGGAGCATTTACTGCGTGCTGATcgcgatcatcatcaccttCTTCAAGATGGTGAATGTGGCGCTGCACCGCATGTACGACCGGGCGCGGACGCTGTCGGAAACGAACCTGAAGAAGCCGGGCAGTGCCAACTCCGGGAAAGCACCGCGCGAAGCAGACACCGGCATCGGAATCGGTGGCTCGGGTGACGATGAGCCGGGCATTGAGATGCAAATCCTTGGCACGGTGGAAGTGGTCGGCGGTACGCCCCCGGTGAACGCATCGTCCCGCACGTCGGTCGAGCATCATAGCGACGAAAACAGCTACGCCAATAGTGCGATCTCGATCGACTACCAGGAGGTGACGAGTACGATCGATCTGAAGGTGGACGTACATCGGAAGAACAGCTCCGAGTCGAGCGACAGTGGGCTGAGCGGTGCAGCGGCCGGTGCGACGGgtagcggcggtggtggtaccGCTAGTGGAAGTGTCGTTCCGTCGGCAGCTTGCAGTGACGCATGCTTCAGAAGCGATCGAATCGCGGAAGCAAACAACGAAACACCGTTCGGTGCGCCGGTGGTAAGATGCGGCATACCGGTGCAAACGCACACGGCGGAAGGGTGCGGTGCGGGAGGCAGCACGCACAAACGCTCCCTGTCCACGCCGAACCAGGATCGGTTTTCCGAGTTGGTGCTGGAAACGGTGATGCGCGAGATGACGCGAGAATTCGGTGATCTTCCGCTGGCGGGCGATGGTGCAGCTGGTGCGAGTAGCAACACGAAGGGAGAGTCGGGGACGGGTACGCGAGTGCTGGGCGGTGCCCAATCGAACGCCTCGTTGCGACGCCATCAGTACAAATCGAAGCGGAAACAGCGCTTCATGAACAGTCAGCTACAGCGCCAAATATCGCTCGACTCGGAGAAGCTGAACGGCGGCAATGTGTTTGCGGCGGACGAACAATCCGCCGGTGGCGGGCAGCCGGTGGCCCGAGCGGATGAAGAGGCGACCGACGGTGGGGCGCGTAATCGCCGCCGGCCGGGTTTGGGTACGGTCGGCGCGGAAGGCGGCATGCAGCTGCAAAGGCATCTGAGTTCGGAGGACCAAAATAACAAGTCGGTCGGTTCGTTGTTTCACCATCAgctgcaccatcatcaccaccatcatcaccatcaccatatGCTTGCGATGCAGAATCTCGATCCGGACCTGTACCTGGATCACAACTACACTAAGTCGGCCGTACAGCTGGCGATGGCGGACACGGGCAGTGGGAACGATTCGGCCAACAGCAAGATCACCTACCTCCTGCACCAAGCTACCCCGATCCGGCGGGATTCGAGCAGTACCATGTCGGCGTTACAGCTGCCAACGATTGCGAGCAGCAGCGGTCCGGCGGGCGGTTCGATTGCCGGCGGTGTGTCGGGCGATGGCGTGGGGACGGCCGGGTGCGATCGGACCGTCAGTAGGGGTGGCAACAACGCGTCCGGCAAACGACGCCGGCACTCGAACACTACCAACAGTGGCAATGGTGGATCGGGCCGGCCACTGCCCCGCTCACTGACGTCCGTGAGGCGAATCAAAAGTGCCGCACTGGAAACGTGCAGTCCGGCCTCGATACCGAACCTCACGCCGACCCACCCGAACAGTGTGGAGGTGATCGGTGGGCTAACGCTGCGCAACCCACGCCATACGGTGCTGCCACCGCCGAGCAAGTGCTTATCGCGCAATCCGTACCTGAACTTGTTTACGAAATCAAACGAAGGCAGCAGTGGAACGGGGCTGGTGGACGTGTGCGGCGGCGGTGCTTCGTCCAGCTTTATCGTTCAGCATGGTTGTGATAGTGCGGCTGCCTTTGAATCGGTGCTACCGGGCGCTACGAACGCCGGCAGCGACCCGGTCTATCCGATCGCGGAACAGTCGGATGAAAGTACGCCGGTAAAGAGTAGtgcggctggtggtggtggtggtgcggcaCGGATGGTGCGAGACGAAAACACGCCACCGGTACAGCGTTTCGATCTGCATTCCGACTCGGACGATGACGGGCTggaggacgacgatgacgaggaggaggatgatgatgatgacgatttagaggacgatggtgatggtgaggaggacgaggaagaggaagacgACGAGGAGCAGGAAATAAACATCGATGGTGAGGAGGGGCCGCAAGAGCAGCGTACGACTGAGCAAACGAAGGTAGAGGACACTCACTATCCAGCGGAAGAACTGAAACCGAACGCACGGATAGGTGATAGCGAAGAGGATCTCACACTGCACGACCAACTACGCCGATTgcaccatcaacagcagcaacggcagcaaaaAAGAGTGCCCGAAGCGGAACCGGTTCCGCTGGAGGAGGCTGGAGCTCCCGGTGTCGAATCCGACATCGAGCATCCAGACAGTGGGCTTCAGTCGACCGATTCCGACACGGAAACGAATGCCGGTTCCCGGTCGCCCTTGCTCGAACCGCGCGCACACCGAACGCATTCCGAGCAGGCGGTCGGTGCGGCGGCCACGCTAGTGGAAGCGAAAAATCCTGCATGCTGTGCCATAGTGCCTCCGAAGCTGATCGGCAACAGCGAGGTGAAGAAAACCGCCTCGAGTCCGACGATCAGCTGTAGCGACAGGTGCACCGACACGGTGCCACACCAGCACCGGCTCCGTTCGCCGCTCGCCAAAGCGTTCGAGGAGCCGGGCTGTCTGTCGTCCAGCGACTGGGAGCAGGCGAGCGCTAGTTCGAAAGATTTGCTCATCGCAAAGGACAGTCAAGGCACGACGATGGTCAAGGAGGGTGGAGGTGGAACTGGACTGAAAAAATCCGTAACCGGAAGTGAATCGGATCCACAAATTCCTGGTTCGAGTGGAACGACGAGCGGAAAAGCGAAGGTAAAGGATGACGGTAGTAACACGGGTGCCGGCAATTCAGCTGCCGCGGAAGCAGCAAACGATGGCGGATCTTCCCTCTCGGTGACGCAGGTACAGCAGCGCAATTTGGGAGCGATTCCGAAAACATCACCCCCAGGCCGCAGTGCCAGCGTTCGGCGGTTAAGCGTGGAGGAAAACTATCCCAGCGCGAGCAGCAAAATCTACAACCGTTCGCTCTCCCAACGGTTGCTGGCGGAGCGTATACCGGAAAACTCAACGGCCGCCCCGCTAATTACGTTCCTAAACTATCGCTCGGATGTGCCAATTCCGCCGATATATCTGCCGGGCAACAGTGCGCTGTCCGAGCAGCAAACGGCCAGCTTTACGTTTCGGCGACCCGCACCCCTACCGGCGCGTCCCTACCGGCACCTAAACTGTCGCCTGCGGATGCTTAAACCGGACggagcgaacggtggtgatggtggtggtccgTCTGCCGGAGGCAGTGGACCGTCGGCAACGCAGCCCGGTGTATCGTCTTCGTCCGCCACGTTCGGCGATTGTTGGCGAGATGATGATAATAACAATTGTAATTACTGTCTGGATGCGCTTGAAAATCCACAATCTCGGCTACAGTCGATCGCAGCGAGCACGAGCACTTCCGGTGCGAGTGGGTTTATCGGGTCGCGCAACATCTGTCACGATGCGCTAATGCCGGGAGCCGTCGCTGAAATGCCTTTAAGCTTCTACGTCACGGATGATTCGGATCGGTGGTTACGGTGCGCGGCCAATGTGATAAAGGAGCGGTTCGGTGCGCTGAATCCGTTGAATCCGTATCTGCACCATCAtatgcaccatcatcatcacaaccATCGCACGATCAGCATCAGTGGACCGTCGACGAGCGGCACGGGTGGAGTGGTAGGAAGCATCGGTAGCATGGGCGTCGGTGGCAGTGGGCTTGCGTCCGGTGGACCAACGGTTGGGACGATCTCGTCCGCCGGGGACGATTTTAACACCGCGTCCATCAACTCGGGCAGCGGGATTGCGGACAAAACGATCGTGGCGTCGACCGATTGCAGCTTGTCGCGGGCGCAAAGCACGATCGATGTGGTGCCGCATTCCATGTTTGGCGAAACCGGTCCGAAGGTGCGCCCGAAGCGGTACTACAAGCTGTCGCTGCGGTTTCTCTGCTTCCGGGAGCATCTGAACATTTCGATGAACCGGTTGCAGCTGTTGGCGCTGTTCGACCGGGACACGAGCTGGGCCCAGGTGGTGCTGGCGATCGCCCTCTGTACGCTCGTGTCGCTGCTCGGCTCGCTCGTGCTGTACCTGAAGTTCTACGAGGATCTGTACGCGTTCATCTTCTGCTTCGTGATTGCCGGCAGCCAGTATTCGCTGCTGAAAAGCGTCCAGCCGGATGCGGCCTCCCCGATACATGGGTTCAACAAAACCGTCACCTACTCGCGCCCCATCTACTTCTGCCTCTGCTGTGGACTGTTGCTCGGTGTGCATCAGCTGTTGCGCGAGTACCAGCTAGGGCTGGGACCGGGCAGCACCGTTTCGATGGTGCTGTTCGGCTTTCCGATCTCGATCGTCGCCTTCCTCCAGTCGGCGCAAACGATTCTCGCGGTGGTGATACTGTCGTTTCCGCTCCTGTTCAGCCTGGGACTGTTCCCGCAGATCAACACCTTCACCATGTACTTCCTGGAGCAGGTCGACATGCATCTGTTCGGGAGCAATGCGTCCTGCAGCCTGCTCGCCTCGTTTCTGTCCGTCGTCCGTTCGATCGTCGCCTGCACGCTGCTGTTCGGGCTGGTGTACGGTGCACTGTTCGAAGCTGGCACGCAGCACGTCCTGTTCTCGATGTACTGTGCGTGTCTCGTGACGGTTTCGTACCATCTGTCGCGGTGCGCCAGCGATTACACCTACATCTGGGCGGTGATAAAATCCAGCCTGTTTTCCCACCCCGACTACGACGACACATCGAGCAAGGAAGATTCGAAGATATCGTCCGATTCGTGTGACGACGCGCCGAAGGAGCGGCGCCATTCGGgtggggatggtggtggtggtggtggtggtggtggtgacggtTCAGCCCGGTCGACCGATGAGATGAACCGCGACTTCGACGAGGAGGCAGGCCGGGATGCCGCTTCGAAGGAGTTGGACGACCCTTTGCCGAGGAAGCTGCAGGACACGGTAACGGCACGGCTGAAGAACGATGCCGTGGTGTGCGTGGTACTGTCGGTGGCCATGTTTAGCTTGCACTGCAGCACGGTGTTTACGGTGCTGCAGCCGGAAATCAACCACGTGCTGCATACCGGCGCCTGCATCCTTGGCTTTCTCATGCACTACGTCGTGCCCCAGCTGCGCAAGCATCTGCCGTGGCTGTGCATCGCGAAGCCAATCCTGAAGCCGGAAGAgttcggcctgttcgaggtgCACAAGCTGTCCAAGATCATGTGGTTCGAGACGATGTACGTGGTGCTGTGCTTCGTCGAGCGGAACATTCTCTATCCGCTGATCTTCGTCAGCGCGCTCACGGCTGACTGTGAGCAGATTGCCGGGAAGTTTGGTCTCACGCTCGGTTCGATCCTGATTGTAGTGTGCAGTTTGAAGT GTGTTCGTAACGCGTACTCCGATACCGGCAGTCAGTACATTATACTCATCTTTACGGTGCTTTTCTTTCGGCTCGATTACAAAATGTCGAGCGAAACGTTTCTGTTGGACTATTTTCTCATCTCGATCCTGTACCGCAAGATTGCTGAATTTCTGCTAAAG CTGCAATTCGTAGTCACGTATATCGCCCCCTGGCAAATAACGTGGGGCTCAGCGTTTCACGCATTTGCGCAACCGTTCAGCGTGCCGCACTCCGCGATGCTGTTCCTGCAGACGGCGATCAGTGCAATCCTATCGACGCCACTCAATCCATTTCTTG GTAGTGCCATATTTCTCACCTCGTACGTACGTCCGATTAAGTTCTGGGAGCGTGACTACAACACTCGGCGCATCGATCACTCGAACACCCGGCTAAGCTCGCAGCTCGAGCGCGACCTCGGTGCGGATGATAACAACCTAAACAGCATCTTCTACGAACACCTGACGCGCTCGCTGCAACACTCGCTGTGCGGTGACCTGCTGATGGGTCGCTGGGGAAACGTCAGCCAAGGGGATTGTTTCG TGCTTGCCTCCGATTACCTAAACTGCCTCGTACACATTATCGAGCTCGGCAACGGGCTGTGCACATTTCAAATGCGTGGTCTCGAGTTTCGGGGCACGTACTGCCAGCAGCGGGAAGTTGAAGCAATCTCGGAGGAGGTTGAAGATAATATTG gatgctgctgctgcgcgaTCGGTCGTTTGCCGCGTATGCTAAGTGCCAACGCAATGTTCACGACACGCTGGCTCGCCTGGCAGGTGATGGCATCGAAGTACGTGCTGGAGGGATACTCCATCTCGGATAACTCGGCCACCGCCACGATGCAGGTGTTTGAGTTCCGCAAGGTGTTAATCTCGTACTACGTAAAG AGCATCATCTACTACACGCTACGATCGCCGAAACTGACGAGCTGGCTCCAGTCGCAGGCAATTGAGGAAGCGCTCGAACACACCACCGACCGGCAGTTTGTGGATTTGGATCCGGTGTTCAACATCAATCTGGACGACGATTACGATTCGCGGGCGGCGGGCATTACGCGCAGCAGCTTCTGGTGTGTGTACGGCGAGTGGATACAGTTTTGCAGCGACAAGAAGCGTCAGCAGCTGCAGGCGGCCCTTAACGAGCGTACGCCAAGAAAAACCACGGGCAGTGCAGCTAAAAACGGAGCGTCTGGTGATGCTAGTACAGGAGGCAATTGTGTCGTTTCGTCATCGTCCAACGCGAACGTTACCAAGGCGGAGAGTGGTGGTAGCAGTGGTGTGCTGAAGGAAGGAAAGGCGCCTTCGGAAGGTACGGGCGCCACTACCACTGGATCGACTGCGCTGGTGGACGGTTGGGTGGAAGGATCGGCGGCAgacggcggtggtggtggttcgaaTAAGGCAGAATGCGGTGAGCCTAGTGGAGGGAATGGAAACAGTGGGCCAGCGGGAGCGTCCAGCGGAGCGAACGGTGCTGGATCGTCGTCGACAAATGGATCGAACGGTACCGCGAATGCCTTTTTCAAATCG ACGCGCGATTCGTTGGTGACTTCGCTGTGCATGTCGTTGGCACTTTTGGCCCGACGAACGCTCGCCACCGCCAGCCACAGCTCATCGTGCGGGGTGGAGTTCTTTCTGCACGGACTGCACGCACTGTTCAAGGGCGACTTTCGCATCACCTGCCCGAGGGACGAGTGGGTGTTTGCGGACATGGAGCTGCTGCACGGTGTTGTAGCGCCCGCCGTACGAATGTCCCTGAAGCTGCACCAAGACCACTTTCTCTGTCCGGACGAGTACGACGATTACGGCAACCTGTACAATGCGATCGATTTCCACACCAAGGAGCTGGTGATATCGCACGAGGCGGACCCGCTGTGGCGCAACGCGGTGCTGCGCGGTACGCCCAACCTGCTCGCCCTGCGTCACGTCATGGATGACGGATCGGATGAGTATCGGGTGATCAGGCTTACGAAACGATTTCTCACCTTCCGGGTGATTAAGCTGAAccgtgagtgcgtgcgtggaCTGTGGGccggccagcagcaggagcTGATCTACCTGCGCAATCGCAATCCGGAGCGGGGCAGCATACAGAATGCGAAGCAAGCGCTGCGCAACATCATCAACTCGTCCTGCGATCAACCGATCGGGTACCCGATCTACGTGTCGCCGCTGACGACGTCGTACGCGGAAACGAACGCACAGCTGTGCCGCATCATTGGCGGTGAAATCACGCTGGAAAAAATACAATCCATGCTGATCCGCACCTGGAAGCGGATACGGCAGCGCTGCCGGGAAGgttgcagcagcggcagcgccATCATCGAGGGCGAGATGACGGAAATGCAGGGCGTGTACTGCAACACGCCGACACCGAACAACACGCTGTCCGGTACGGCCGGTACGCTGTCGTACGGCAGTCAAAACATGTCGATCTCGGGCGCGGTGGCGAATCGGGGCAGTATGGCGAGCATTAACAAACCGACCAGCTCGACACTGTTGGCCGGCTTTTTGATACGCGAGCGGGATGCCGAGCGGGAAGCGATGGCGCTGGGTCTGACGTCGGCCGGTATGCGTGAGCGCAACTCGATCGCTAAGCGAGCCGCGGGAAGCACCAGCAAGGATCGGATCGATTGGGGCGCGCTGCAGATAAACAAGCGCGATTCGTTCCGCGAGGTGCTGGCGGAAGCGGTTGCCGCTGCGGCCGGTGGCAGTGGGAACGATAGTTCGGTCGGTGCGGATGATGAAAGCCAAAGCACGGCGGGCGGCAGTCCTAGCGCGACGCTGAAACCACAGGGCAGTGTCGAGTCGACGTCCGGTCTGGCGGCCGCCGGGTACATCCACAAAGCGAACGTTCCCTCGTCGATGCTCTCTGGCGGTGGGCCGGGCTTTAGTTCGGCGctggccggtggtggtgcgggCAGTGGGGTAGCGGCCGGCAGTCGCATCCCGGGAGTGCCGGGCACGCTGACGTTTACGCTCTCACCACCGGACGATGCGCCGTACTCGTTGTTTGTGATGGCCGAGGCGCAGGCGGATGAGGCGAAGGCCGGCATTCAGTGGCTGCATTCGCCACCGGCGATCGGCCTGAACAAGAAGGTTATCATCGTGGATGCATCACAG ATCTACGACTGTCTAGACCTTGGCCGTCGTATCGATGTAAGCTGGCCCAACGAACAGTTCCGTGCGAGCGGCGGGCGCTCGTCGTGGAAGGACTGGATCCCGCAGGAAGGTATGGTGGGCAACGTGGTGCACTACTGGCAACCGAACCATCCCGACCATCACTTCCGCTCCAACGTGAATCGTACCATTCTGCTGGTGAAGATCGGCGAACGCCATGTACCGATCGGTGAGAAAGGCATCAAGGAGTACAACACAATCGGGTTGGCTGCGACGGACCCTCTCACAGCCATCGGGCAGGGTGACGATGCTGGCGCTACACCGGCACGCCAGCATTCGCTGGAAGCGGGGGCTTCCGGTGAAACTGTTACACCATCGGCAGAACTACCCACGAACGAGCTGCAAACGAATCAGTGCGAGGAACAGGTTAGTTCCACCTCATGCGAAACCGCTAATCGGAGTGTTGTTGAAACCGCACCAAAGGGAGAGTTGGAGAAGAGTGTGCCGGAACCGGAGACGACGTCCTCAGTGGATGCGGCATCATCGACAGTTGCGAAAAAGTAA